From the genome of Variovorax sp. RA8, one region includes:
- a CDS encoding CBS domain-containing protein, with translation MNIGSICTRRMIAVDSSSTLAQAAGLMREHHVGALIVTSQTAAGPCVTGVVTDRDLVIDVLARGLETAGIKIGELASDKIASVPEETDIAGAMAVMEANGVRRVLVTDSEKRVTGIVSLDDLMDACAKELAGLAAVIRSGIEREVAESRSDPQPPKPMPLRVPAVGTAGWTA, from the coding sequence ATGAACATCGGTTCCATCTGCACGCGGCGCATGATCGCCGTGGACAGCAGCAGCACGCTCGCCCAGGCCGCCGGCCTGATGCGCGAACATCACGTCGGCGCCCTGATCGTCACGAGCCAGACCGCAGCGGGTCCCTGCGTGACGGGCGTCGTCACCGACCGCGACCTGGTGATCGACGTGCTTGCCCGCGGCCTGGAGACCGCAGGCATCAAGATCGGCGAGCTGGCGAGCGACAAGATCGCGAGCGTCCCTGAAGAGACCGACATTGCCGGCGCCATGGCCGTGATGGAGGCCAACGGGGTACGGCGAGTGCTGGTGACCGACAGCGAGAAGCGCGTGACTGGCATCGTTTCGCTCGACGACCTGATGGACGCGTGCGCGAAGGAATTGGCCGGCCTCGCCGCGGTGATTCGCAGCGGCATCGAGCGCGAGGTCGCCGAATCCAGGAGCGACCCGCAGCCGCCGAAACCGATGCCCTTGCGCGTTCCAGCCGTCGGCACCGCGGGCTGGACAGCATGA
- a CDS encoding phospholipase D family protein, which translates to MERLRISLKTVCRMVTFAAVAFAAGCALLPREVPRPASYAIDGAEQTFLGRAFADQLAGSGGESGFRLLVSGEDAFAARAALADVAQRSLDLQYYVVARDTTATMLLYRALRAAQRGVRVRLLIDDLYAAGRDRDLATLAAHANVQVRVFNPFAHRGSLGLLQWLDFLGDGARLNRRMHNKLWIADNAVVVMGGRNLGDAYFNVRRSGDFADLDVLAAGPIVAQVSRSFDEYWNSESAIPVAAFLGEPPQAAEAKRLYAEMEAHAQRFRETDYVQRMRALDFWREVRGGKLALITAPASVLYDTPAKSKAGGTEVGHIAAAMRPIVEAARREVLLVSPYFIPSERGVAVLCGLARRSGRVRVLTNSLASTDVPLVHSGYARYRPRLLACGVELHEFLPSLPASGSTRPGLSSGASLHAKAIVVDQRWVLIGSMNLDPRSRSANTEIAALIESDALGRQLGGLFAESTALGQAYRVDLAEPDASGTAQVVWHGLAGGEPVRYGSEPLAGGWRRFIAGLLGRFAPEDML; encoded by the coding sequence ATGGAGCGCCTGCGCATCAGCTTGAAGACAGTTTGCCGAATGGTCACGTTCGCGGCCGTCGCGTTCGCGGCCGGCTGCGCGCTGCTGCCGAGGGAGGTACCGCGGCCTGCGTCGTATGCCATCGACGGTGCGGAGCAGACGTTCCTGGGCCGCGCCTTCGCGGACCAACTCGCTGGGTCGGGGGGCGAATCGGGGTTCCGCCTGCTGGTGTCAGGCGAAGATGCCTTTGCGGCACGCGCCGCGCTGGCGGATGTGGCGCAGCGTTCGCTGGATCTGCAGTACTACGTCGTCGCGCGGGACACGACGGCCACGATGCTCCTCTACCGGGCGTTGCGCGCGGCGCAGCGTGGTGTGCGGGTCCGCTTGCTCATCGATGATCTGTATGCAGCCGGCCGTGATCGCGATCTTGCGACGCTGGCGGCGCATGCCAACGTGCAGGTCAGGGTGTTCAATCCCTTTGCGCACCGCGGTTCCCTCGGCTTGCTCCAGTGGCTGGACTTCCTGGGTGACGGGGCGCGCCTGAACCGCCGCATGCACAACAAGCTCTGGATCGCCGACAACGCGGTGGTCGTGATGGGGGGGCGCAATCTCGGCGACGCCTACTTCAACGTGCGCAGGTCGGGCGATTTCGCGGACCTCGACGTGCTGGCCGCCGGACCCATCGTGGCACAGGTATCGCGCAGCTTCGATGAGTACTGGAACAGCGAATCGGCCATCCCGGTCGCAGCATTCCTGGGTGAACCGCCGCAGGCCGCAGAGGCGAAGCGGCTGTACGCCGAGATGGAGGCGCATGCGCAGCGGTTTCGCGAAACGGACTATGTGCAGCGGATGCGGGCCTTGGACTTCTGGCGTGAGGTGCGCGGCGGCAAGCTGGCGCTCATCACCGCGCCGGCAAGCGTGCTCTACGACACCCCGGCCAAGTCGAAGGCCGGCGGCACGGAGGTCGGGCATATCGCTGCAGCGATGCGCCCGATCGTCGAGGCAGCGCGTCGGGAGGTACTCCTGGTCTCACCCTATTTCATCCCGAGCGAGCGCGGCGTTGCGGTACTTTGCGGGCTGGCCCGAAGATCCGGGCGTGTCAGGGTGCTCACCAATTCCCTTGCATCCACCGATGTTCCGCTTGTTCATTCGGGCTACGCGCGCTACCGGCCACGACTGCTGGCATGCGGGGTCGAACTGCACGAATTTCTCCCGAGCCTGCCAGCGTCGGGCAGTACACGCCCCGGGTTGTCGTCCGGGGCCAGCCTGCACGCCAAGGCCATCGTGGTCGACCAGCGGTGGGTGCTGATCGGATCCATGAACCTGGACCCGCGCTCGCGGTCTGCGAACACCGAGATCGCGGCGCTGATCGAGAGCGATGCGCTGGGCCGGCAACTCGGAGGCTTGTTTGCGGAGTCGACCGCTCTCGGCCAGGCGTACCGCGTCGACCTTGCGGAGCCCGACGCCAGCGGCACCGCGCAGGTCGTCTGGCATGGCCTGGCCGGCGGCGAGCCGGTGCGCTATGGCAGCGAGCCGTTGGCCGGCGGCTGGCGCCGGTTCATTGCCGGCCTGCTCGGCAGGTTTGCCCCGGAGGACATGCTGTGA
- a CDS encoding AMP-binding protein gives MEQGSDIDVAPTTTGRPDVTPERLASVIQALMHELRGGETAPPGLDDDLQRTLGIDSLARMELMLRLEQAFDVRMPEAAMQAAQTPRDLWRALMAAAPRSSIRPATAATAGSSPPALGAADFPVQAQTLVDVLQWHADKRGKQRHVALLAGDQPPQELDHAALLAHARTMAAALQRLGVAPGEAVALMLPTSLAFLECFMGILLAGGVPIPIYPPFRASQIEDHLRRQANILANAQAVLLVSDEQALPAARILRAGALELRAVVTADRLRASDGPWHPVPRGARDTALIQYTSGSTGQPKGVVLTHANLLANIRAMGQAMKAGPNDVFISWLPLYHDMGLIGAWLGSLYHGVPLVLMSPQDFLGRPSRWMHAISEHRGTVTAAPNFAYEILANKVPDDELQGLDLSCWRAAMNGSEPVHAATLAQFCQRFGRFGFDRRAMMPVYGLAESGVGLAFPPLGRGPKIDVIDRQVLHEKGCAEPVDTVRPGAMQVVGCGIALPGHELRVVNEHGAELPDRQEGRIEFRGPSATEGYFRNPEGTKALFDGDWLDSGDVGYVVDGEVFLTSRVKDLIIRGGHNIHPYDLEEAVGALPGVRRGCVAVFGAADPHSRSERVVVLAESRTDVPASRAALRDRIAQLSIEVLGLPADDIVLAPPHTVLKTSSGKIRRAACRSLYEQGELGRSERGVAWQLARLWLDALQRRLRESVRRSASALFAAWLWTVFGIGAALGAAAALLPARAVRKRVARAIARAGLSVSGLPIHVEGQASLQNAPRIIVANHASYLDWLLLTAVLPARACFVAKRELAQSAPLKWVLERMGVRFVERDDVHASVEDARRLEQAAKAGESLVYFPEGTLARAPGLRPFHMGAFVAAVGAGVAVMPVSLRGTRSVLRDGSWRPRRGPIAVQVHEPLRAEGDTWSDAMRLRDRAREQIAQGCAEPVVAG, from the coding sequence ATGGAACAGGGGTCGGACATCGATGTCGCGCCAACCACGACGGGAAGACCCGACGTGACACCGGAGCGCCTGGCATCGGTGATCCAGGCGCTGATGCATGAACTGCGGGGCGGCGAAACAGCGCCCCCTGGTCTGGACGACGACCTGCAGCGCACGCTCGGCATCGACAGCCTGGCGCGCATGGAACTGATGCTGCGGCTCGAACAGGCGTTCGACGTGCGCATGCCCGAGGCCGCGATGCAGGCCGCGCAGACGCCGCGCGACCTGTGGCGCGCACTGATGGCAGCCGCACCGCGCAGCAGCATCCGTCCGGCCACGGCCGCCACGGCTGGCTCGTCGCCGCCCGCCCTTGGCGCGGCCGATTTCCCGGTCCAGGCGCAGACGTTGGTCGACGTCCTGCAGTGGCATGCCGACAAGCGCGGCAAGCAGCGCCATGTCGCACTGCTGGCCGGCGACCAGCCGCCACAGGAGCTCGACCACGCCGCCTTGCTCGCGCACGCACGCACGATGGCTGCGGCGCTCCAGCGGCTGGGCGTCGCGCCTGGCGAGGCGGTGGCACTGATGCTGCCCACAAGCCTGGCGTTCCTGGAATGCTTCATGGGCATCCTGCTGGCGGGCGGCGTGCCAATCCCGATCTACCCCCCGTTTCGCGCTTCTCAGATCGAGGATCATCTGCGCCGCCAGGCCAACATCCTCGCCAACGCCCAGGCGGTGCTGCTGGTCAGCGATGAACAGGCGCTGCCGGCGGCCCGCATACTGCGTGCGGGCGCCCTCGAACTGCGCGCGGTGGTGACCGCGGATCGACTGCGAGCCTCGGACGGGCCATGGCATCCCGTGCCTCGCGGCGCACGGGACACGGCACTGATCCAGTACACGTCGGGCAGCACCGGCCAGCCCAAGGGCGTGGTGCTGACGCATGCGAACCTCCTTGCCAACATCCGGGCCATGGGCCAAGCCATGAAGGCGGGGCCGAACGACGTCTTCATCAGCTGGCTGCCGCTGTACCACGACATGGGCCTCATCGGCGCATGGCTCGGCAGCCTCTACCACGGCGTGCCGCTGGTGCTGATGTCGCCGCAGGACTTTCTTGGGCGGCCATCGCGTTGGATGCACGCCATCAGCGAACACCGCGGCACGGTCACTGCTGCACCGAACTTCGCCTACGAGATCCTTGCCAACAAGGTACCGGACGACGAGCTGCAGGGCTTGGACCTGAGCTGTTGGCGAGCCGCAATGAACGGCTCCGAGCCGGTGCACGCGGCGACGCTGGCGCAGTTCTGCCAGCGCTTCGGGCGATTCGGCTTCGACCGGCGCGCGATGATGCCCGTCTACGGCCTCGCAGAAAGCGGCGTGGGACTGGCCTTCCCGCCGCTGGGCCGCGGCCCGAAGATCGACGTCATCGATCGGCAGGTGCTGCATGAGAAGGGATGCGCCGAACCCGTTGACACCGTGCGGCCGGGCGCGATGCAGGTGGTGGGCTGCGGGATTGCATTGCCCGGCCACGAACTGCGCGTCGTGAACGAGCACGGCGCGGAACTGCCAGACAGGCAAGAGGGGCGGATCGAGTTCCGCGGACCCTCGGCCACGGAAGGCTACTTTCGCAATCCGGAAGGCACGAAGGCATTGTTCGACGGCGACTGGCTGGATTCGGGCGACGTCGGCTATGTGGTGGACGGCGAGGTCTTCCTCACGAGTCGCGTGAAGGACCTCATCATCCGTGGCGGTCACAACATCCATCCCTATGACCTCGAGGAAGCGGTGGGCGCCTTGCCGGGTGTGCGGCGCGGCTGCGTCGCGGTGTTCGGGGCGGCCGATCCGCACAGCCGCAGCGAGCGGGTGGTCGTGCTGGCGGAGAGCCGCACCGACGTCCCGGCTTCCCGGGCAGCGCTGCGCGACCGGATCGCCCAACTGTCGATCGAGGTCCTGGGCCTGCCCGCCGACGACATCGTGCTGGCGCCGCCGCACACGGTTCTGAAGACTTCCAGCGGCAAGATCCGCCGCGCTGCGTGCCGCAGCCTGTACGAGCAGGGCGAGCTGGGCCGGTCGGAACGCGGCGTCGCCTGGCAGCTGGCGCGCCTGTGGCTGGACGCCCTGCAGCGGCGGTTGCGCGAGTCGGTGCGCCGGAGCGCCTCGGCGCTCTTCGCGGCCTGGCTGTGGACCGTCTTCGGCATCGGGGCCGCCCTGGGTGCAGCCGCGGCGCTGCTACCCGCACGGGCAGTGCGCAAACGAGTGGCTCGCGCCATCGCCCGCGCCGGCTTGAGCGTCTCGGGGCTGCCGATCCATGTCGAGGGCCAGGCGAGCCTGCAGAACGCCCCCCGGATCATCGTCGCCAATCATGCGAGCTACCTCGACTGGCTGCTGCTGACCGCAGTGCTGCCAGCCCGCGCATGCTTCGTGGCGAAGCGCGAACTCGCTCAGTCCGCTCCCTTGAAGTGGGTGCTCGAACGCATGGGCGTGCGCTTCGTGGAGCGCGACGACGTGCACGCCAGCGTCGAGGACGCCAGGCGCCTGGAGCAGGCGGCCAAGGCGGGCGAGAGCCTGGTCTACTTCCCCGAGGGGACGCTCGCCCGGGCGCCGGGCCTGCGGCCGTTCCACATGGGCGCCTTCGTCGCGGCGGTGGGGGCCGGCGTCGCCGTCATGCCAGTCAGCCTGCGCGGCACGCGATCCGTGTTGCGCGACGGATCGTGGCGGCCGCGCCGTGGTCCGATCGCGGTGCAGGTGCACGAGCCGCTGCGTGCCGAGGGCGATACCTGGTCGGACGCGATGCGTCTGCGGGACAGGGCCCGCGAGCAGATCGCGCAAGGTTGTGCGGAACCCGTGGTGGCGGGATGA
- a CDS encoding avidin/streptavidin family protein, translated as MRLEQVLARWAASAPSERPTDTPSDTPQAGEAIVSRRWTNEYGSVADLSVDGNRVSGTYTSAVGAGPGTLSGPISGFVRGDIVAFEVLWPGPMRSITSWVGQVVDVNGVSELRTLWHLIVDIPDSEEAAGLWATVHTGADTFR; from the coding sequence ATGAGACTCGAACAGGTGCTGGCCCGGTGGGCCGCAAGCGCGCCGAGCGAAAGGCCTACCGATACGCCGAGCGATACGCCGCAAGCGGGAGAGGCAATCGTGTCCCGGCGCTGGACCAATGAATACGGGTCCGTGGCCGACCTGTCGGTGGACGGCAACCGGGTGTCCGGAACCTACACGTCGGCAGTGGGCGCCGGTCCCGGCACCCTGAGCGGGCCCATCAGCGGCTTCGTGCGCGGGGATATCGTCGCATTCGAGGTCCTGTGGCCGGGCCCCATGCGTTCGATCACCTCGTGGGTCGGACAGGTGGTCGATGTGAATGGCGTGTCGGAGCTGAGGACGCTGTGGCACCTGATCGTGGACATCCCGGACTCCGAGGAGGCGGCCGGCCTTTGGGCCACGGTCCACACCGGGGCCGACACATTTCGCTAA
- the pcm gene encoding protein-L-isoaspartate O-methyltransferase, whose protein sequence is MAPNMTQMDFNQLRAAMVDDQIAGRGVRDPNVLEAMRAVPRHMFVPEPLREFAYEDSALQVDAEQTIPQPYLVALMAEALSIDDRAKVLEIGTGTGYATAVLSRLARTVCTVETSGTTAAKAASALMALGCTNVHVLHGDASQRFEHHAPFDAIMVNAPGPHVPQALGEQLAIGGRLVMSVGIDPAVRELVRVTRVSEGEFRTEDIADVRVGVFDAASRRASARRDGRSALGSPDSILAKAIAAGCERFDAMDSADLGPLLERIGDARVVLMGEATHGTSEFYRMREHISRELILRKNFNFIAIEGDWPDAARIDRYVRHGRHRPAKWTAFARFPVWMWRNREMRDFVDWLRDHNAGIDAADRVAFHGLDLYSLYNSIHSVVGYLEEVDPPTAGIARQRYGCLTPWQSDPASYGYAALNPRYRSCEQEVVSMLGDLLHRQRIYTGRDGERFLDAVQNARLVANAERYYRTMYYGSRASWNLRDSHMFETLNDLLSFHGPASKAIVWAHNSHVGDARATEMSRRGEHNIGQLCRQAFGSAACLIGFGTDSGTVAAASDWDGPMETKTIRPSLAGSYERLCHEAEVSNFILPLRGPASAALLDGLSQPRLERAIGVLYRPETELQSHYFQAVLPRQFDEYIWFDQTHAVKPLDTETIEGMPETYPFGL, encoded by the coding sequence ATGGCACCGAACATGACGCAGATGGACTTCAATCAGCTTCGCGCCGCCATGGTCGACGATCAGATCGCCGGGCGGGGCGTGCGAGATCCCAACGTCCTGGAGGCGATGCGCGCGGTGCCGCGGCACATGTTCGTGCCGGAACCGCTGCGCGAGTTTGCCTACGAGGACTCGGCGCTGCAGGTCGATGCGGAGCAGACGATCCCGCAGCCCTACCTGGTCGCGCTCATGGCCGAAGCCCTCTCGATCGACGATCGCGCGAAGGTGCTGGAAATCGGCACCGGCACCGGTTATGCGACCGCCGTGCTTTCGCGCCTGGCGCGTACTGTCTGTACCGTGGAGACCAGCGGGACGACCGCGGCCAAGGCGGCGAGCGCGCTCATGGCGCTGGGCTGCACCAACGTGCACGTCCTTCACGGCGACGCGAGCCAGCGCTTCGAGCACCACGCGCCCTTCGATGCCATCATGGTGAATGCTCCCGGTCCGCACGTGCCGCAGGCGCTGGGGGAGCAACTGGCGATCGGGGGCCGGCTCGTCATGTCGGTGGGCATCGATCCGGCGGTCCGAGAACTGGTCCGCGTGACGCGGGTGTCGGAAGGCGAATTCCGGACCGAGGACATTGCCGACGTCCGGGTTGGCGTTTTCGACGCCGCGTCGCGGCGAGCCTCGGCCCGTCGAGACGGGCGCAGCGCGCTCGGGTCGCCGGATTCGATTCTGGCGAAGGCCATCGCAGCAGGCTGCGAACGGTTCGACGCGATGGACTCGGCGGATCTCGGCCCGCTACTGGAGCGCATCGGAGACGCCCGCGTGGTGCTCATGGGCGAGGCGACGCACGGCACGTCGGAGTTTTATCGCATGCGAGAGCACATCTCGCGCGAGTTGATCCTGCGCAAGAACTTCAACTTCATTGCCATCGAAGGGGATTGGCCCGATGCGGCTCGCATCGACCGCTACGTGCGCCACGGGCGGCATCGCCCGGCGAAATGGACGGCGTTCGCCCGCTTCCCGGTCTGGATGTGGCGCAACCGGGAGATGCGCGACTTCGTCGATTGGCTGCGCGACCACAATGCAGGCATCGACGCGGCCGACCGGGTGGCGTTTCACGGTCTCGACCTCTACAGCCTGTACAACTCGATCCACTCGGTCGTCGGCTACCTCGAAGAGGTCGATCCCCCGACCGCCGGTATCGCACGACAGCGCTACGGCTGCCTGACGCCGTGGCAGTCCGATCCCGCCAGCTACGGCTACGCGGCGTTGAACCCAAGGTACCGAAGCTGCGAGCAAGAGGTGGTCTCGATGCTCGGCGATCTGCTGCACCGGCAGCGGATCTACACGGGGCGCGACGGCGAGCGCTTTCTCGATGCGGTGCAGAACGCCCGCCTGGTCGCCAACGCGGAGCGCTACTACCGGACCATGTACTACGGCTCGCGCGCGTCGTGGAACCTGCGTGACAGTCACATGTTCGAGACGCTGAACGACCTGCTGAGTTTTCACGGACCCGCCAGCAAGGCCATCGTGTGGGCGCACAACTCCCATGTCGGCGATGCGAGGGCGACCGAGATGTCGCGACGAGGCGAGCACAACATCGGCCAGCTGTGCCGCCAGGCGTTCGGCAGTGCGGCCTGCCTGATCGGCTTCGGCACGGACAGCGGCACGGTGGCGGCAGCCAGCGACTGGGACGGGCCGATGGAGACCAAGACGATCCGGCCCTCGCTCGCCGGCAGCTATGAACGCCTGTGCCACGAGGCGGAGGTCTCGAACTTCATTCTTCCTCTTCGCGGCCCCGCATCCGCGGCCCTGCTGGACGGCCTGTCGCAGCCGCGGCTGGAACGGGCCATCGGCGTGCTGTACCGCCCCGAGACAGAACTGCAGAGCCACTATTTCCAGGCGGTGCTGCCGCGACAGTTCGACGAGTACATCTGGTTCGATCAGACCCACGCCGTCAAGCCCCTGGACACCGAGACCATCGAGGGCATGCCGGAAACCTATCCGTTCGGACTGTGA
- the acsA gene encoding acetate--CoA ligase: MEVPALIRKTARDRRVLPNLLDYDAQCRAFSWDAARAELKGLPGGGLNMGFEAVDRHASGPLKDRTALRFVSRNAAPLDLSYGELARRTSRFANVLRQLGVGKGDRLFVLAGRIPELYVAVLGALKNGTVVTPLFSAFGPEPIATRIRIGEGQVLVTTDGLYRRKVQQLRAQLPSLRHVLLVAEEGGTTAEPGTLDLGALLAAASDEFETAATLPEDPALLHFTSGTTGAPKGAQHVHGAVVAHHATARYALDLHPEDRFWCTADPGWVTGTSYGIIAPLLLGVTSLVDVEEFDAERWYGLLEQERISVWYTAPTAIRMLMKSGMALARRRTYPDLRFVASVGEPLNPAAVWWGKEALGLPIHDNWWQTETGGIMIANFPAFDIKPGSMGRPLPGIDARIVQRLDVEGEEPRVRVVDEPGVEGELALRAGWPSMFRGYLNNEARYRRCFAGGFYLTGDLARRDADGYFWFVGRADDVIKSAGHLIGPFEVESALMEHAAVAEAAVIGKPDALLGETVKAFVSLKTGHAPGEALRMDILAHARRRLGAAVAPKEIDFLATLPRNRSGKIMRRLLKARELGLPEGDTSTLEGGA; this comes from the coding sequence GTGGAAGTACCTGCACTGATCCGCAAGACCGCCCGCGATCGCCGCGTGCTGCCGAACCTGCTGGACTACGACGCCCAATGCCGCGCCTTCAGCTGGGATGCGGCCCGGGCCGAACTCAAGGGCCTTCCCGGCGGCGGGCTCAACATGGGCTTCGAAGCCGTCGACCGCCACGCGAGCGGTCCCCTGAAGGATCGGACGGCCCTGCGCTTCGTCTCGCGCAACGCGGCGCCGCTAGACCTGAGCTATGGCGAACTCGCGCGCCGGACCAGCCGCTTTGCCAATGTGTTGCGCCAGCTCGGCGTCGGCAAGGGCGACCGCCTGTTCGTGCTCGCCGGGCGCATCCCGGAACTCTATGTTGCCGTGCTCGGCGCACTGAAGAACGGCACCGTGGTGACACCGCTCTTCTCGGCCTTCGGCCCGGAACCCATCGCCACGCGCATCCGCATCGGCGAAGGCCAGGTGCTCGTGACCACGGACGGCCTGTACCGGCGCAAGGTGCAGCAGTTGCGCGCACAGCTGCCGTCGCTGCGGCACGTCCTGCTGGTCGCAGAGGAGGGCGGCACCACCGCCGAGCCCGGCACGCTCGACCTTGGCGCGCTGCTCGCCGCAGCCTCCGACGAGTTCGAAACCGCGGCGACCTTGCCGGAGGACCCTGCGCTCCTGCACTTCACCAGCGGCACCACCGGCGCGCCGAAGGGTGCTCAACATGTGCATGGCGCGGTGGTCGCCCACCATGCGACGGCGCGCTACGCGCTCGACCTCCATCCCGAGGACCGCTTCTGGTGTACCGCCGATCCCGGCTGGGTGACCGGCACCTCGTACGGCATCATCGCTCCGCTCCTGCTGGGCGTGACTTCGCTGGTCGATGTCGAGGAATTCGATGCCGAGCGCTGGTACGGCCTGCTCGAGCAGGAGCGCATCAGCGTCTGGTACACGGCGCCCACTGCCATCCGCATGCTGATGAAGTCCGGGATGGCGCTGGCGCGGCGCCGCACCTACCCGGATCTGCGCTTCGTGGCCAGCGTGGGCGAGCCGCTCAACCCGGCTGCCGTCTGGTGGGGCAAGGAGGCGCTGGGCCTGCCCATCCATGACAACTGGTGGCAGACCGAGACCGGCGGGATCATGATCGCCAATTTCCCGGCCTTCGACATCAAGCCGGGTTCGATGGGGCGCCCGCTGCCGGGCATCGATGCCCGCATCGTCCAGCGCCTGGACGTGGAGGGCGAGGAGCCCCGGGTGCGGGTCGTCGATGAGCCGGGCGTCGAGGGAGAGCTGGCCCTGCGCGCCGGGTGGCCATCGATGTTCCGGGGCTACCTGAACAACGAGGCCCGCTATCGCCGGTGCTTTGCCGGCGGCTTCTATCTCACCGGCGATCTGGCCCGGCGCGATGCCGACGGCTACTTCTGGTTCGTGGGGCGCGCCGACGACGTCATCAAGTCCGCCGGACATCTGATCGGCCCCTTCGAGGTCGAAAGTGCGCTGATGGAGCACGCCGCGGTGGCGGAGGCCGCGGTGATCGGCAAGCCCGATGCACTGCTCGGCGAGACGGTCAAGGCCTTCGTCTCGCTCAAGACCGGCCATGCACCCGGCGAGGCCCTGCGCATGGACATCCTCGCGCACGCGCGCAGGCGCCTCGGCGCGGCCGTCGCGCCCAAGGAGATCGACTTTCTTGCGACCCTGCCGCGCAACCGCAGCGGCAAGATCATGCGACGCTTGCTCAAGGCACGCGAGCTCGGGCTGCCCGAGGGAGATACCTCCACGCTGGAGGGCGGCGCATGA
- the pdhA gene encoding pyruvate dehydrogenase (acetyl-transferring) E1 component subunit alpha — translation MNDTGVPAPPTGPVPWGKPFCLRMLADMLRIRRLEEKCAELYGRTKIRGFLHLYIGEEAVATGAMHAFDAGDNIVATYREHGHALLRGVGMGAIMAEMYGKQEGCSRGRGGSMHLFDRATRFFGGQAIVGAGLPLAAGLALADKLSGRTALTACFLGEGAVAEGAFHESMNLAALWKLPVLFCCENNLYAMGTALARSESQTDLCVKAASYGMRTLAVDGMDVVAVHEAAKRAAPEVRAGGGPMFIEFRTYRFRAHSMFDAELYRSKSEVEAWKTRGPIHTYTARLKAQGSLDEDEFLAIDARAQREVDDAVVFAEAGTWEPVEDLLRDVLTREGNS, via the coding sequence ATGAACGACACAGGCGTGCCTGCGCCCCCTACCGGCCCCGTACCCTGGGGCAAGCCGTTCTGCCTGAGGATGCTCGCCGACATGCTGCGCATCCGTCGCCTCGAAGAGAAGTGCGCCGAGCTGTACGGCAGGACGAAGATCCGCGGCTTCCTGCATCTCTACATCGGCGAAGAAGCCGTGGCCACCGGCGCGATGCATGCGTTCGATGCCGGCGACAACATCGTCGCCACCTATCGCGAGCACGGCCATGCACTGCTGCGCGGCGTCGGCATGGGCGCCATCATGGCGGAGATGTATGGCAAGCAGGAGGGCTGTTCGCGGGGCCGCGGCGGCTCGATGCACCTGTTCGACCGGGCGACCCGCTTCTTCGGCGGCCAGGCGATCGTCGGCGCCGGACTGCCACTGGCGGCCGGGCTGGCCCTGGCCGACAAGCTCTCGGGGCGCACCGCACTGACCGCCTGCTTCCTGGGGGAAGGAGCGGTCGCCGAAGGCGCCTTCCATGAGTCGATGAACCTCGCGGCCTTGTGGAAGTTGCCCGTGCTGTTCTGCTGCGAGAACAACCTCTACGCCATGGGCACGGCGTTGGCGCGGTCCGAGTCGCAGACCGACTTGTGCGTGAAGGCGGCCTCGTACGGGATGCGGACCCTGGCCGTCGACGGGATGGACGTGGTGGCGGTCCACGAGGCGGCGAAGCGCGCCGCCCCCGAGGTCCGCGCCGGCGGTGGACCCATGTTCATCGAGTTCCGGACCTACCGCTTTCGCGCCCACTCGATGTTCGACGCCGAGTTGTATCGCAGCAAGAGCGAGGTGGAGGCGTGGAAGACCCGCGGCCCGATCCATACCTACACCGCTCGCCTGAAAGCGCAGGGCAGCCTGGACGAGGACGAGTTCCTGGCCATCGACGCGAGGGCGCAGAGGGAGGTCGACGATGCCGTGGTGTTCGCCGAAGCCGGGACCTGGGAGCCGGTCGAAGACCTGCTGCGGGATGTGCTCACGCGCGAGGGGAATTCATGA